The following proteins come from a genomic window of Aquimarina sp. MAR_2010_214:
- the cyoE gene encoding heme o synthase, with the protein MSVTQTNTAKISVVQDFKEITKMRLALSVVFSSVAGYLLGVETVSWSTLVLLAIGGYFMVGASNAFNQIIERDLDKLMDRTKNRPIPSGRMSVNTAFAIAAIFTIAGISVLYTINPQTAMFGAISIFIYVSLYTPLKTKTPLSVFVGAIPGAIPFMLGWVAATNNFGIEPGTLFMIQFFWQFPHFWAIGWFLFDDYKKGGFFMLPTGKKDQGTAVQVIIYTVWTVVTSLIPVFGVTGKLYLTPISGVIILFLGLTLIRSAFRLYKIRDAKTAKELMLMSVLYITLLQIIYVVDKFVRIWI; encoded by the coding sequence TTGAGCGTAACCCAAACGAATACTGCAAAAATCTCTGTTGTTCAGGATTTTAAAGAAATTACAAAAATGCGTCTGGCATTGAGTGTGGTTTTTTCATCTGTTGCAGGGTATTTGTTGGGAGTTGAAACCGTTTCTTGGAGTACCTTAGTTCTTCTGGCAATAGGAGGTTATTTTATGGTAGGGGCTTCAAATGCTTTTAATCAGATTATAGAAAGAGATTTGGATAAATTGATGGATCGTACTAAAAATAGGCCGATCCCGTCAGGAAGAATGTCTGTAAATACAGCTTTCGCAATTGCTGCAATTTTTACAATTGCAGGGATATCTGTACTATATACAATTAATCCTCAAACAGCAATGTTTGGAGCGATTTCGATATTTATATATGTGAGTTTATACACTCCTTTAAAAACAAAAACACCATTATCTGTTTTTGTTGGTGCTATTCCTGGAGCCATTCCTTTTATGTTGGGTTGGGTGGCAGCAACAAATAATTTTGGAATAGAACCAGGAACATTGTTTATGATTCAATTCTTTTGGCAATTTCCTCATTTTTGGGCTATAGGGTGGTTTCTGTTTGATGATTATAAAAAAGGAGGGTTTTTTATGCTTCCAACAGGTAAAAAAGATCAAGGTACGGCAGTACAAGTCATCATTTACACAGTTTGGACTGTGGTGACCTCTTTAATACCTGTTTTTGGAGTTACGGGTAAACTGTATCTGACTCCAATCTCTGGTGTGATTATTCTATTTTTGGGATTAACTTTAATTAGATCTGCTTTTCGATTATATAAAATCAGAGATGCTAAAACAGCAAAAGAATTAATGCTAATGAGTGTTTTGTACATTACATTGTTACAAATCATTTATGTAGTAGATAAATTTGTTAGAATATGGATTTAA
- a CDS encoding cytochrome c oxidase subunit 3, whose product MDLTQGTTQEKVNRSKKTMMWFAMISMAMVFAGLTSAYVVSKSRKDWGIDLVFPNAFIYSILIIVASSVTFYFVKNAIEKNNRGLAMLLLLSTLALGIIFIFLQFEGFSDIITQGYHFTGPTSNIVTTFMFIIVVTHLAHIVGGLIVLLVVIYNHFKQKYKTGQTLGLELGAMYWHFVDFLWVYLFLFLYFVK is encoded by the coding sequence ATGGATTTAACACAAGGAACAACACAAGAAAAAGTTAACAGGTCCAAAAAAACCATGATGTGGTTTGCTATGATTAGCATGGCAATGGTGTTTGCTGGACTTACCAGTGCTTATGTTGTGAGTAAAAGTAGAAAAGACTGGGGGATAGATCTTGTTTTTCCAAATGCATTTATCTATAGTATATTGATAATAGTAGCAAGTAGTGTTACGTTCTATTTTGTGAAAAATGCGATTGAAAAAAATAATCGAGGCTTAGCCATGCTATTATTGCTCTCTACACTTGCATTAGGAATCATATTTATATTCTTGCAGTTTGAAGGGTTTAGTGATATTATTACGCAAGGATATCATTTTACAGGTCCAACATCAAATATCGTTACTACATTTATGTTTATTATTGTGGTAACACACTTAGCACATATCGTTGGAGGACTTATAGTGCTTTTAGTTGTAATTTATAATCATTTTAAACAAAAATATAAAACAGGTCAAACACTTGGTTTAGAGCTAGGTGCTATGTACTGGCATTTTGTTGATTTTCTGTGGGTTTATCTCTTTTTGTTTTTATATTTTGTCAAATGA
- a CDS encoding cytochrome c oxidase subunit 3 → METAVTKTGTEDKTWGGGNQPLKVSYGKMMMWFFILSDALTFSGFLASYGFSRFKFIDSWPIADEVFNHFPFLHGVDAPMYYVALMTFILIFSSVTMVLAVDAGHHMKKKKVIFYMFLTIIGGAIFVGSQAWEWKNFIKGEYGAVETKGGQILQFVDAEGHRVGLKDIAIIDTHKDRAQHERKNGIWYEKEGTLPTYTIEEIRTGFAKRKDLLVRTQTLTKEGEKTILSRTESIKRMQADAIGIVEGANLTHNEYGTPLFANFFFFITGFHGFHVFSGVVINIIIFINVILGTYERRKNYEMVEKVGLYWHFVDLVWVFVFTFFYLV, encoded by the coding sequence ATGGAAACAGCTGTTACTAAAACAGGTACTGAAGATAAAACTTGGGGAGGTGGTAATCAACCGCTCAAGGTAAGTTATGGTAAGATGATGATGTGGTTTTTTATCCTTTCGGATGCACTCACATTTTCAGGTTTTCTTGCCTCGTATGGTTTTTCACGATTTAAGTTTATAGATTCATGGCCAATAGCCGATGAAGTGTTTAATCACTTTCCATTCTTACATGGGGTAGATGCTCCAATGTATTATGTGGCTTTGATGACTTTTATTCTGATTTTTTCCTCGGTAACTATGGTATTAGCCGTAGATGCGGGACACCATATGAAAAAGAAAAAAGTGATCTTTTATATGTTTTTGACCATAATAGGTGGGGCAATATTTGTAGGATCACAAGCATGGGAGTGGAAAAACTTTATCAAAGGAGAATATGGTGCGGTAGAAACCAAAGGAGGACAAATTTTACAATTTGTAGATGCAGAAGGCCATAGAGTAGGTTTAAAAGATATCGCAATTATCGATACGCATAAAGATAGAGCCCAACACGAAAGAAAAAATGGAATCTGGTATGAAAAAGAAGGAACTCTTCCTACCTATACTATCGAAGAAATAAGAACAGGTTTTGCAAAAAGAAAAGATCTTTTAGTAAGAACTCAAACTCTTACGAAAGAAGGAGAGAAAACAATCTTATCAAGAACAGAGTCCATAAAAAGAATGCAGGCAGATGCTATTGGTATTGTAGAAGGAGCAAACCTTACTCATAATGAGTATGGTACTCCATTATTTGCCAACTTCTTCTTCTTTATTACAGGTTTTCACGGTTTTCACGTGTTTTCTGGAGTAGTTATTAATATTATCATCTTTATTAATGTAATTCTTGGAACTTATGAAAGAAGAAAGAATTATGAGATGGTAGAAAAGGTTGGTTTATACTGGCACTTTGTAGATTTGGTATGGGTATTTGTATTTACATTCTTTTACCTGGTTTAA
- a CDS encoding cytochrome C oxidase subunit IV family protein → MTHDTAHHESNTGRIWKVFILLSVVTIVEVILGIIKPAFLVETTLISMKLLNWIFIILTIYKAYYITWAFMHMEGETKGLRRSVVWTGVFLICYLIFILLTEGDYVFEVFKNGHVSWDF, encoded by the coding sequence ATGACACACGATACAGCACATCACGAATCAAATACAGGAAGAATCTGGAAAGTATTTATCCTATTATCTGTGGTTACAATAGTAGAAGTAATACTCGGAATTATAAAACCAGCATTTTTAGTAGAAACTACTTTAATTAGTATGAAACTATTAAACTGGATTTTTATTATTCTTACAATTTATAAAGCATATTATATCACTTGGGCGTTTATGCATATGGAAGGTGAAACGAAGGGCTTAAGAAGATCAGTTGTTTGGACTGGGGTTTTCTTAATTTGCTACTTGATATTTATATTGCTTACCGAGGGAGATTATGTATTTGAAGTCTTCAAAAACGGGCATGTAAGTTGGGATTTTTAA
- a CDS encoding SCO family protein, whose product MKKNSYIGISFIILVFGIIFIPKIVNRIKSTSIVKNDRMSASNPVANEKLSYIKINEELKKVPEFAFLDQDSILITNHDYKGKVYIAEFFFTSCPTICPKMSKNLVYLQNQLKDYENFGVASFTINPKHDTPKRLKKYAEKYKVTDPDWHFLTGDREDIYELANAGFNIYAAENPSVPGGFEHNGYFALIDQEGYIRSRYDASGNPIIYYRGTIGVKEKVDENGEEEQITILLEDIKKLLNKNE is encoded by the coding sequence ATGAAAAAGAATTCATATATCGGGATATCGTTTATTATATTAGTTTTTGGGATTATTTTTATCCCAAAGATTGTAAATAGAATCAAAAGTACTTCGATTGTTAAAAACGATAGGATGAGTGCTAGTAACCCTGTTGCTAATGAAAAACTTAGTTATATAAAAATTAATGAAGAGCTAAAAAAAGTTCCTGAGTTTGCATTCTTAGATCAGGATAGTATTTTAATTACTAATCATGATTATAAAGGTAAGGTGTATATAGCAGAATTTTTCTTTACTAGTTGCCCGACGATATGCCCTAAAATGAGTAAAAATTTGGTTTACCTTCAGAATCAATTAAAAGACTATGAAAATTTTGGAGTTGCTTCTTTTACGATCAACCCTAAGCATGATACTCCAAAAAGACTTAAGAAGTACGCAGAGAAGTATAAAGTAACAGATCCAGATTGGCATTTTTTGACAGGAGATAGAGAAGATATCTATGAACTTGCTAATGCAGGATTCAATATTTATGCTGCTGAAAATCCTAGTGTGCCTGGTGGATTTGAGCATAACGGTTATTTTGCATTAATTGATCAGGAAGGATATATACGGTCAAGATATGATGCCTCAGGTAATCCAATTATTTACTATAGAGGAACAATTGGTGTAAAGGAAAAAGTAGATGAAAACGGAGAAGAAGAGCAGATAACCATCTTATTAGAAGATATAAAGAAACTATTAAACAAGAATGAGTAG
- a CDS encoding DUF420 domain-containing protein → MSSNNISDVEKKYNKWIVILSVFIPLAVAALFGVNLRKLGFDVQPLTFLPPIYATINGLTAVILLAALWAIKNRNIILHERLMKTAILCSVLFLLMYIAYHMTSDSTRFGGEGVIRYIYYFILVTHIILSIVVIPFVLITYVRALAKRFDTHKKMARITFPIWLYVAITGVIVYFMISPYYV, encoded by the coding sequence ATGAGTAGCAACAACATATCAGATGTAGAAAAAAAATACAATAAATGGATTGTAATTTTATCGGTTTTTATTCCTCTTGCAGTAGCAGCACTATTTGGAGTTAACCTAAGAAAACTTGGGTTTGATGTGCAACCTCTTACCTTTTTGCCGCCAATATATGCGACTATTAATGGTTTAACTGCTGTAATTTTACTAGCTGCTTTATGGGCAATAAAAAACAGGAATATTATACTACATGAGAGACTTATGAAAACCGCTATTTTATGTTCTGTGCTGTTTTTACTTATGTATATTGCATACCATATGACAAGTGACTCTACTCGATTTGGAGGAGAAGGGGTGATACGGTATATATACTATTTTATTTTGGTCACTCATATAATCTTGTCTATTGTAGTTATTCCTTTTGTGTTAATTACTTATGTAAGAGCGTTAGCAAAACGATTTGATACCCATAAGAAAATGGCAAGAATAACATTTCCAATTTGGTTATATGTAGCTATTACAGGGGTGATTGTATATTTTATGATATCACCATATTATGTTTAG
- a CDS encoding ABC transporter ATP-binding protein, with the protein MIEIKDLHKSYQMGSNSLHVLKGIDFNVKEGELVAIMGSSGSGKSTLLNILGMLDEADSGSYFLDEVPIKGLNETKAAQYRNKFLGFVFQSFNLINYKTALENVALPLYYQRKKRKERIDTAMDYLGKVGLAEWATHLPSELSGGQKQRVAIARALAADPKVLLADEPTGALDSKTSYEVMDIIQNINDEGKTILVVTHEPDIADMCKRIVHLKDGVIVEDKEVEQVRASQYV; encoded by the coding sequence ATGATTGAAATTAAAGACTTACATAAATCTTACCAGATGGGAAGCAATTCGCTTCATGTACTCAAAGGAATAGATTTTAACGTAAAAGAGGGCGAGTTGGTCGCTATAATGGGATCTTCGGGTTCTGGAAAATCTACACTATTAAATATCTTAGGAATGCTGGATGAGGCAGATAGTGGAAGCTATTTTTTAGATGAGGTTCCTATCAAAGGGTTAAATGAAACCAAAGCAGCACAGTATCGTAACAAATTTCTGGGATTCGTTTTTCAATCTTTCAATTTGATTAATTATAAGACAGCTTTAGAAAATGTTGCTCTTCCATTATACTATCAACGCAAAAAACGAAAAGAAAGAATTGATACAGCAATGGATTATCTTGGTAAAGTTGGGTTGGCAGAATGGGCAACACATTTACCAAGTGAACTTTCTGGAGGGCAAAAACAACGTGTAGCAATTGCCAGAGCACTAGCTGCAGATCCTAAAGTATTATTGGCAGATGAACCAACGGGAGCTTTGGATAGTAAAACCTCCTATGAAGTAATGGATATCATTCAGAATATCAATGATGAAGGTAAAACCATATTAGTGGTAACTCACGAGCCAGATATTGCCGACATGTGTAAACGTATAGTACACCTTAAAGATGGTGTTATTGTAGAAGATAAAGAAGTAGAACAGGTTAGAGCATCTCAATATGTTTGA
- a CDS encoding ABC transporter permease produces MFDRDRWGEIFEAIGKNKLRTFLSGFTVALGILIFTILLGLGNGLLNSFLSSFVDDAQNIIFIRGGNTSKAYKGFQENRRIQFKNEDFEFIKSNYIGKVEFATPRVYRNGSAKYKKESGSYSIRAVHPDHQYLEKTIMMNGRYLNQSDINERTKNIVIGRLVEKDLFKNEKALGKMLNVDGIAYKIIGVFQDSGGDNEERIIYIPYKTVQLLYGNNDHIDQINLSYNMAMSTEQAIAFSKKIEEDFKEKFKVAPDDQSAIRVRSFAEDIKETMVILGGIYMIIFVVGIGTLISGVIGIGNIMTFSVKERTKELGIRKALGASPKSIIAMVLQESVLITSVAGYLGLILGILALKLIGNNLEDFFILNPKVDTGIIMTATMVLIFFGLLAGYIPARRAARIKPIIALRDE; encoded by the coding sequence ATGTTTGATAGAGATAGATGGGGTGAAATATTTGAAGCTATAGGAAAAAATAAACTGCGTACATTCCTTTCTGGATTTACAGTGGCTTTAGGAATTCTGATCTTCACAATTCTATTAGGATTGGGTAATGGTCTTCTTAATAGTTTTTTAAGCAGTTTTGTGGACGATGCTCAAAATATTATATTTATTCGTGGCGGGAATACATCAAAAGCATATAAAGGCTTTCAGGAAAATAGAAGAATTCAGTTTAAAAACGAAGATTTCGAATTTATAAAAAGTAATTATATTGGTAAAGTTGAGTTTGCTACCCCAAGAGTATATAGAAACGGTTCTGCAAAATATAAAAAAGAATCTGGTAGTTATAGTATAAGAGCAGTACATCCCGATCACCAATATCTCGAGAAAACCATAATGATGAATGGGCGATATCTTAATCAATCAGATATTAACGAGCGTACCAAGAACATTGTTATTGGAAGATTAGTAGAGAAAGACCTTTTTAAAAATGAAAAGGCCTTAGGTAAAATGCTAAATGTAGATGGGATCGCTTATAAAATAATTGGAGTTTTTCAAGATAGTGGAGGTGATAATGAAGAACGAATAATCTATATACCTTATAAAACTGTTCAATTACTCTATGGAAATAATGATCATATTGATCAGATCAACTTATCTTATAATATGGCTATGAGTACTGAGCAAGCTATTGCATTTTCTAAAAAAATTGAAGAAGATTTCAAGGAAAAATTTAAAGTAGCACCAGATGATCAAAGTGCAATCAGGGTAAGAAGTTTTGCGGAAGATATTAAGGAAACCATGGTTATTCTTGGAGGTATTTATATGATCATATTTGTTGTTGGTATAGGTACTCTAATCTCGGGAGTTATAGGTATTGGTAATATTATGACGTTTAGTGTTAAAGAACGTACCAAAGAATTAGGAATCAGAAAAGCACTGGGAGCATCGCCAAAATCAATAATAGCTATGGTACTTCAGGAATCAGTTTTGATAACATCTGTAGCAGGATATCTTGGGTTAATTTTAGGGATTTTGGCATTAAAACTTATAGGTAATAATCTCGAAGACTTTTTTATTCTTAACCCAAAAGTTGATACAGGTATTATTATGACAGCAACAATGGTGTTGATATTTTTTGGACTTTTGGCAGGATATATTCCGGCAAGAAGAGCTGCTAGAATAAAACCTATAATCGCGTTGAGAGATGAATAA
- a CDS encoding ABC transporter permease produces the protein MKFIFERDTWQEIYGAIRKNKVRTIITVIGVTWGVFLFVFLLGMAKGLDNSFRSQFNDFATNTMFVWGQQTSIPNEGFKRGRRMQLTLNDVETLESQVGDIEYIAPRNVTGQWGTPPGQFVKGSKSGAFKVFGDYPTIDKVSKKKIFDGGRFINEEDIKYERKVCVIGEDIYKQFYDKDEEAVGDFVRINGIYFKVIGVYKPTQSGFEGDDSIFLPFTTFQTIFNQGQNISWMVITAKPDKNIVNTEKTIKTALKRMHNVHPDDTQAFGSFNLGEEVAKINGFLAGMRLITYIVGIATLIAGVIAIGNVLLITVKERTREIGVRRALGATPAEVRGQIMLESVLLTFLAGLLGFIFGTLLLWGINTAIGNNDDVPILNPTVDFFAVTGALLSIVLLGTIIGLIPAQKAVSIKPIEALREE, from the coding sequence ATGAAGTTTATATTTGAAAGAGACACCTGGCAAGAAATTTATGGAGCTATTCGTAAGAATAAAGTAAGAACCATAATTACAGTTATCGGGGTAACCTGGGGAGTGTTTTTATTTGTGTTTCTTTTAGGGATGGCTAAAGGATTGGATAATAGTTTTAGAAGTCAATTTAATGATTTTGCAACCAATACGATGTTTGTTTGGGGACAACAAACCAGTATACCTAACGAAGGATTTAAAAGAGGAAGACGGATGCAACTCACGTTAAATGATGTCGAAACATTAGAATCTCAGGTAGGTGACATTGAATATATAGCTCCTCGTAACGTTACTGGTCAATGGGGAACACCACCAGGACAATTTGTAAAAGGTTCTAAGTCAGGAGCATTTAAGGTGTTTGGTGATTATCCGACGATCGACAAAGTATCAAAGAAAAAAATATTTGATGGAGGAAGATTTATTAATGAAGAAGATATAAAGTATGAACGTAAAGTCTGCGTTATCGGTGAAGATATTTATAAACAATTCTATGATAAAGATGAAGAAGCAGTAGGAGATTTTGTGAGAATAAACGGAATTTATTTCAAAGTAATAGGAGTATATAAGCCTACTCAATCTGGATTTGAAGGAGACGATTCTATTTTTCTGCCATTTACAACATTTCAAACGATTTTTAACCAGGGTCAAAATATATCCTGGATGGTGATCACTGCCAAACCAGATAAGAATATAGTAAATACAGAAAAGACAATAAAGACTGCACTTAAGAGAATGCATAATGTGCATCCAGATGATACGCAAGCTTTCGGAAGTTTTAATCTTGGTGAAGAAGTAGCAAAAATTAATGGGTTTCTGGCCGGTATGCGTTTGATTACCTATATCGTAGGAATAGCTACGCTTATTGCTGGAGTAATTGCGATAGGTAATGTTCTTTTAATTACAGTTAAAGAGCGTACCAGAGAGATTGGGGTGCGTAGAGCATTGGGAGCAACACCGGCAGAAGTAAGAGGGCAAATCATGCTAGAATCTGTATTGCTTACCTTTTTAGCAGGATTATTAGGTTTTATTTTTGGCACACTGTTACTTTGGGGTATCAATACTGCAATTGGTAATAATGATGATGTGCCCATTTTAAACCCTACAGTAGATTTCTTTGCCGTAACAGGAGCATTATTGTCAATAGTATTGCTAGGAACAATAATAGGACTTATTCCAGCACAGAAAGCAGTAAGTATAAAGCCAATTGAAGCATTAAGAGAAGAATAA